In Argopecten irradians isolate NY unplaced genomic scaffold, Ai_NY scaffold_0024, whole genome shotgun sequence, the following proteins share a genomic window:
- the LOC138311448 gene encoding ribosome-binding protein 1-like produces the protein MHKGQMHQDRMHKDRMHQDRMHKERMHKERMHRKECTRTECTRKECTRKNAQDRMHKDRMHKDRMHQDRMHKERMHQDRMHKEEHECTRTECTRNAPGQNAQGQNAPGQNAPGQNAQGQNAPGQNAQGQNAQGQNAQERMHKERMHQDRMHQDRMHKERMHKERMHQDRMHQDRMHKERMHQDRMHRKECKDRMHQDRMHKDKNAQGQNAPGQNAPGQNAQGMQECTRTECTRNRMHPGQNAQGQNAQGQNAPGQNAQGQNNAQNAPGQNAPGQNGTRTECTRKECTRKECTGQNDQDRMHQDRMHQDRMHQDRMHQDEECTGQNGKNAQGKNAPGQNAPGQNAPGQNAPGQNAPGQNAPGQNAPGQNAPGRMHRMHQERMHQDRMHQERMHQDRMHQDRMHKEECTRKNAPGQNAPGQNAPGQNAPERMHQDRMHQDRMHQERMHQDRMHQDRMHKERMHRMHQDRMHQDRMHRMHQDRMHRKNNAQGKNAPGQNAPGQNAPRTECTRMHQKECTRKNAPGQNAPGKNAPGKNAPGQNAQGKNAQGKNAPGQNAHGKNAPGQNAPGQNAPGQNAQGKNAPGQNAPELK, from the exons atgcacaagGGACagatgcaccaggacagaatgcacaaggacagaatgcaccaggacagaatgcacaagGAAAGAATGCACAAGGAAAGAATGCACAGGaaagaatgcaccaggacagaatgcacaagGAAAGAATGCACAAGGAAGAATGCAcaggacagaatgcacaaggacagaatgcacaaggacagaatgcaccaggacagaatgcacaaggaaagaatgcaccaggacagaatgcacaagGAAGAACatgaatgcaccaggacagaatgcacaaggaatgcaccaggacagaatgcacaaggacagaatgcaccaggacagaatgcaccaggacagaatgcacaaggacagaatgcaccaggacagaatgcacaagGACAGAATGCACAAGGACAGAATGCACAGGAAAGAATGCACAAGGaaagaatgcaccaggacagaatgcaccaggacagaatgcacaagGAAAGAATGCACAAGGaaagaatgcaccaggacagaatgcaccaggacagaatgcacaaggaaagaatgcaccaggacagaatgcacagGAAAGAATGcaaggacagaatgcaccaggacagaatgcacaagGACAAGAATGCAcaaggacagaatgcaccaggacagaatgcaccaggacagaatgcacaagGAATGCaggaatgcaccaggacagaatgcacaagGAACAGAATGCacccaggacagaatgcacaaggacagaatgcacaaggacagaatgcaccaggacagaatgcacaaggacagaat aatgcacagaatgcaccaggacagaatgcaccaggacagaatggcaccaggacagaatgcacaagGAAAGAATGCACAAGGAAAGAATGCACAGGACAGAAtgaccaggacagaatgcaccaggacagaatgcaccaggacagaatgcaccaggacagaatgcaccaggacgAAGAATGCACAGGACAGAATGGAAAGAATGCACAAGGaaagaatgcaccaggacagaatgcaccaggacagaatgcaccaggacagaatgcaccaggacagaatgcaccaggacagaatgcaccaggacagaatgcaccaggacagaatgcaccaggcAGAATGCACAGAATGCACCAGGaaagaatgcaccaggacagaatgcaccaggaaagaatgcaccaggacagaatgcaccaggacagaatgcacaagGAAGAATGCACAAGgaagaatgcaccaggacagaatgcaccaggacagaatgcaccaggacagaatgcaccggaaagaatgcaccaggacagaatgcaccaggacagaatgcaccaggaaagaatgcaccaggacagaatgcaccaggacagaatgcacaagGAAAGAATGcacagaatgcaccaggacagaatgcaccaggacagaatgcacagaatgcaccaggacagaatgcacagaaagaat aatgcacaaggaaagaatgcaccaggacagaatgcaccaggacagaatgcacccaggacagaatgcaccagaATGCACCAGAAAGAATGCACCAGgaagaatgcaccaggacagaatgcaccaggaaagaatgcaccaggaaagaatgcaccaggacagaatgcacaagGAAAGAATGCACAAGGaaagaatgcaccaggacagaatgcacacggaaagaatgcaccaggacagaatgcaccaggacagaatgcaccaggacagaatgcacaaggaaagaatgcaccaggacagaatgcaccagaACTGAAGTAA